From the genome of Ammoniphilus sp. CFH 90114, one region includes:
- a CDS encoding sulfurtransferase TusA family protein → MDCKGLACPMPIVKTKKAMEEIQAGQVMEVEATDKGSTADISSWAKNTGHQYLGTVEEGNTLKHYLRKSDPSETKEETKFPHTVTNEELQKRLEENDNITVLDVREPAEYTFGRIPGAKSIPLGELEERLHEISPEQEIHVVCRTGNRSDMACQLLAEKGYTKVRNVLPGMSGWTGSVEKN, encoded by the coding sequence ATGGATTGTAAAGGGCTGGCTTGCCCTATGCCGATTGTAAAGACGAAGAAGGCTATGGAAGAAATACAAGCAGGTCAGGTCATGGAAGTAGAAGCAACCGATAAAGGATCTACAGCGGATATTTCAAGCTGGGCCAAGAATACCGGCCATCAATACCTTGGAACCGTAGAAGAAGGCAATACGCTGAAACATTACTTACGGAAATCAGATCCAAGTGAGACGAAAGAGGAAACGAAATTTCCGCATACGGTAACAAATGAAGAGCTTCAAAAAAGACTTGAAGAAAACGACAATATCACGGTTCTTGATGTTCGGGAGCCAGCCGAATACACTTTCGGTCGTATACCTGGAGCCAAGTCGATACCCCTAGGGGAATTAGAAGAACGATTGCATGAAATAAGCCCCGAACAAGAGATTCATGTGGTCTGCAGGACGGGGAATCGGAGCGATATGGCCTGTCAGTTGTTAGCGGAGAAAGGCTATACGAAAGTAAGGAATGTTCTTCCGGGTATGTCTGGCTGGACCGGATCGGTTGAGAAGAATTAA
- a CDS encoding DsrE/DsrF/DrsH-like family protein, with translation MENKKQKTTIVLFSGELDKAIAAFIIANGAAAYDHEVTIFTTFWGLNVLRKDQQVPVQKGLLEKAFGWMMPRGPEKLSLSKMNMLGMGPKMIKHVMKKHNALSLPQLIEMAQDQGIKLVGCTMTMDLLGIQQEELIDGVELAGVAAYLGDASEGNVNLFI, from the coding sequence ATGGAAAACAAAAAACAAAAAACAACGATCGTTCTCTTTAGTGGAGAGTTGGATAAAGCAATTGCAGCCTTTATTATTGCGAATGGAGCAGCTGCTTATGATCACGAAGTCACCATTTTCACAACCTTCTGGGGGTTGAATGTACTGAGAAAGGATCAGCAAGTTCCTGTTCAAAAGGGATTATTAGAAAAAGCATTCGGATGGATGATGCCTCGTGGTCCGGAGAAGCTTTCTTTATCAAAAATGAACATGTTAGGGATGGGTCCTAAGATGATTAAGCATGTCATGAAAAAACACAATGCCTTGTCTCTTCCTCAGCTCATTGAGATGGCTCAGGATCAAGGAATTAAGTTAGTGGGATGCACGATGACGATGGATTTGTTGGGCATTCAACAAGAAGAGTTAATTGACGGAGTTGAATTGGCAGGGGTTGCCGCTTACCTAGGTGATGCGTCTGAAGGAAATGTGAATTTATTTATTTAA
- a CDS encoding sulfurtransferase TusA family protein: protein MNSNMILDAKGLACPMPIVKTKKAMNELESGQILEIHATDKGAKNDLSAWAKSSGHQLLEDREEDGIFKFWIQKG from the coding sequence ATGAACAGTAATATGATTTTAGATGCTAAAGGATTAGCTTGCCCTATGCCGATTGTAAAGACAAAAAAAGCAATGAACGAATTGGAATCTGGACAAATTCTAGAAATTCATGCGACAGATAAAGGCGCAAAAAATGATCTTTCCGCATGGGCGAAATCTTCCGGTCATCAACTGCTTGAAGACCGTGAAGAGGATGGCATCTTTAAATTCTGGATTCAAAAAGGATAA
- a CDS encoding sulfurtransferase TusA family protein, whose protein sequence is MESVKVVDARGLACPMPIVKTKKAIDEMQAGEVLEIHATDKGAKNDLTAWAKSTGHELVQDTEEDGTYKFWIKKH, encoded by the coding sequence ATGGAAAGTGTAAAAGTAGTGGATGCGAGAGGACTCGCTTGTCCAATGCCTATCGTAAAAACGAAAAAAGCGATCGATGAAATGCAGGCTGGTGAAGTGCTAGAAATTCATGCTACAGACAAAGGGGCTAAGAATGATCTAACAGCCTGGGCAAAATCCACGGGACACGAACTTGTTCAAGATACAGAAGAAGATGGAACGTATAAATTCTGGATTAAGAAGCACTAG
- a CDS encoding sulfite exporter TauE/SafE family protein, with the protein MDILLYVVMLVLGLIGSFFSGLLGIGGAIINYPLLLYVPDLLGVAQFSAQEVSSISMFQVLFASLAGVLAFRKHGGENVIHKRLVLYMGVSILIGSLLGGIVSRYLPSAMINLVYGVLAILAVVLMLIPSKGQQEQTVSTDIPFNKVIAISSAFSVGVVSGIVGAGGAFILIPIMLTVLKIPTRVTIASSLAIVFISAVGGSIGKLMAGFTPFLPTVFTVIGSILGAPIGSMVGRGVNVKVLRYGLVVLISITAFKIWSEIL; encoded by the coding sequence ATGGATATTCTGCTTTATGTTGTCATGCTCGTATTAGGCTTAATTGGTTCGTTTTTTTCTGGACTCCTTGGCATCGGTGGAGCTATTATCAACTATCCCCTATTACTCTATGTACCAGATCTCCTTGGTGTCGCACAATTCAGTGCCCAAGAAGTTTCCTCGATTAGTATGTTTCAGGTGTTATTCGCTTCGCTAGCGGGTGTGTTGGCCTTTCGCAAACATGGTGGGGAGAATGTCATCCACAAGCGTCTTGTGTTGTATATGGGAGTCAGTATACTGATTGGGAGTTTGCTTGGTGGCATTGTTTCTCGATATTTACCTAGTGCTATGATAAACCTGGTCTATGGTGTATTAGCCATTTTAGCCGTTGTCCTTATGCTTATTCCAAGTAAGGGTCAGCAGGAACAAACTGTTTCAACAGATATTCCCTTTAATAAAGTCATCGCAATATCCTCTGCCTTTTCTGTCGGAGTTGTATCTGGAATTGTGGGAGCAGGGGGTGCTTTTATTTTGATACCCATTATGTTGACCGTATTAAAGATTCCTACCCGTGTAACCATTGCCTCTTCTCTTGCCATTGTGTTTATCTCAGCTGTTGGTGGGAGTATAGGGAAGCTCATGGCTGGATTTACCCCGTTCTTACCCACAGTATTTACGGTTATTGGAAGTATACTTGGAGCTCCCATTGGGTCCATGGTGGGGAGGGGAGTCAACGTGAAAGTCTTAAGATATGGGTTGGTTGTATTAATTTCTATAACTGCTTTTAAGATTTGGAGCGAAATACTCTAG
- a CDS encoding sulfurtransferase TusA family protein → MNILVDKMIDAKGLACPMPIVKTKKGIEEVHAGQVVEIQATDKGSLADIQGWARNTGHQYLGSIEENGVFKHYLRKADPQEVKEVAKFPHVITNEDLQQKVESGDNVVVLDVREPAEYAFGHIPGAISIPMGQLEGRGQELSKENEIYVVCRTGNRSDMACQWLSEQGFKVVNVLPGMTGWTGPIEKNE, encoded by the coding sequence ATGAATATTTTAGTAGACAAAATGATTGATGCCAAAGGATTAGCTTGTCCCATGCCGATTGTTAAAACCAAAAAAGGGATCGAAGAGGTTCATGCTGGGCAAGTCGTTGAAATTCAAGCAACAGACAAGGGCTCTCTAGCTGATATTCAGGGTTGGGCAAGAAATACGGGGCACCAATACCTTGGATCTATTGAAGAGAATGGGGTGTTCAAGCACTACTTGCGTAAAGCAGATCCTCAAGAAGTCAAGGAAGTAGCGAAGTTTCCTCATGTCATCACGAACGAGGACTTACAACAAAAAGTAGAGAGTGGTGACAATGTTGTTGTCCTTGATGTTCGTGAACCAGCGGAATATGCCTTCGGTCACATTCCAGGGGCGATCTCCATTCCTATGGGTCAGTTAGAAGGACGAGGTCAAGAATTAAGCAAAGAAAATGAAATCTACGTGGTTTGTCGTACTGGGAATCGTAGTGATATGGCTTGTCAATGGTTAAGTGAACAAGGATTTAAAGTCGTGAATGTCTTACCAGGTATGACGGGTTGGACAGGGCCGATCGAAAAAAATGAGTAA
- a CDS encoding cytochrome c biogenesis CcdA family protein produces MDNISIFFAFTAGMLSFFSPCIFPLIPAYIANLTGSTVQSEKIVVPKRVLMSRSIYFILGFSLVFMLMGASASVLGQLFAEYRGILEKVSGFLIIVFGMQMAGFLSLRFLMFEKRFEVDVSRKKNNGTSFLMGLAFGTGWTPCVGLALSSILLLAGSVDTMYSGLLLLLVYSLGLGIPFLLISWMITYSLGAVRKVNKMLPRLSLINGWILISMGLLLFTGQLQKLSAWLATFTPFIY; encoded by the coding sequence TTGGATAATATATCTATATTTTTTGCTTTTACTGCGGGGATGTTATCCTTCTTTTCCCCCTGTATCTTTCCATTGATTCCTGCTTATATTGCCAATTTAACCGGTTCTACGGTTCAGTCAGAGAAAATCGTTGTTCCTAAACGGGTCCTTATGTCTCGTTCCATTTATTTTATCTTAGGGTTTAGCCTAGTGTTTATGCTAATGGGGGCTTCAGCAAGCGTGTTAGGTCAACTATTTGCTGAATATCGTGGGATTCTTGAGAAGGTAAGTGGTTTTTTGATTATTGTGTTTGGCATGCAGATGGCGGGTTTCTTAAGTTTAAGATTCTTGATGTTCGAGAAGCGATTTGAGGTTGATGTTAGTCGGAAGAAAAACAATGGAACTTCTTTTTTAATGGGATTAGCCTTTGGTACAGGTTGGACGCCCTGTGTGGGGTTAGCTCTGTCTTCTATTCTTTTGCTTGCCGGTTCTGTTGATACGATGTACAGTGGTCTGCTTCTTTTACTGGTTTACTCTTTAGGTCTAGGGATCCCCTTTCTCTTGATTTCCTGGATGATTACGTATTCACTTGGTGCTGTAAGAAAGGTCAATAAAATGCTTCCGCGACTATCTTTGATTAACGGCTGGATCTTGATTTCTATGGGCTTATTGCTCTTTACGGGCCAACTGCAAAAATTGAGCGCTTGGCTGGCCACCTTTACACCCTTTATTTATTAA
- a CDS encoding DsrE/DsrF/DrsH-like family protein, whose amino-acid sequence MSTKVAIIASNGGLFDAYKVFNIATAAAATDAEVAIFFTFEGLNLIHKQEFQQLPMPAGKEHFEAGFKAANVPAIPELVGMAVEMGVKIIACQMTMDVMNLEKEHFVDGIDVGGAVTFLDFAKDANVTLTF is encoded by the coding sequence GTGTCCACAAAAGTAGCGATTATTGCCAGTAATGGTGGTTTGTTTGACGCATATAAGGTATTTAACATTGCTACAGCGGCTGCAGCAACGGATGCGGAAGTAGCGATTTTTTTTACTTTTGAAGGTTTAAACTTAATTCATAAACAAGAGTTTCAGCAGTTACCTATGCCAGCGGGTAAAGAGCACTTTGAAGCAGGGTTTAAGGCAGCGAACGTTCCAGCTATCCCTGAGTTGGTCGGTATGGCTGTAGAAATGGGGGTCAAGATTATTGCCTGCCAAATGACGATGGACGTCATGAATTTAGAAAAAGAGCATTTTGTGGATGGGATTGATGTGGGAGGAGCTGTCACTTTCTTGGACTTTGCCAAAGATGCGAACGTTACTTTAACGTTTTAG
- a CDS encoding MBL fold metallo-hydrolase, with the protein MTTAVRTELHPMTPGELTKIVLNKEELFILDVREQSQFDDWKIEGESIEMINIPYFDLLDGVDPALDKIPNGKKVLVVCAKEGSSVYIGEQIAEKGRSNVHYLTGGMKGWSEHLEPVKVGNLQSGGELYQFVRIGKGCLSYMIISNGEAAVVDTLRMADEFEQFANQHQVKIKHTIDTHLHADHISGGRPLAEKTGATYWLPSKDAGEVTFAYEPLVDSKPIEVGNVSIMPVYSPGHTIGSTSLIVDDQYLLSGDILFIESIGRPDLAGLAEDWVGDLRETLYQRYKGLAEDLTVLPAHFGKITELGNGGLVAGKLGDLYRNNPGLNIHNETEFRKVVTENLPPQPNAYQEIRQTNMGKIQPSEDERQEMEIGPNRCAVHDK; encoded by the coding sequence ATGACTACAGCAGTTAGAACGGAGCTTCACCCCATGACGCCGGGAGAATTAACTAAAATCGTCCTTAATAAAGAAGAACTATTTATACTAGATGTGAGGGAACAAAGTCAATTTGATGATTGGAAGATTGAAGGGGAAAGTATTGAGATGATCAATATCCCTTATTTTGATTTATTAGATGGAGTGGATCCTGCCCTAGACAAGATTCCAAATGGGAAGAAAGTGCTTGTCGTGTGTGCGAAAGAAGGTTCTTCCGTTTATATCGGTGAACAGATCGCCGAAAAAGGGAGAAGCAATGTTCATTACCTCACGGGCGGGATGAAGGGATGGAGTGAACATCTCGAACCTGTTAAAGTAGGGAACCTTCAATCTGGGGGAGAGCTTTACCAATTTGTTCGCATCGGCAAAGGTTGTCTCTCTTACATGATCATCTCTAATGGTGAAGCTGCCGTTGTTGATACGCTTCGGATGGCGGATGAGTTTGAGCAGTTTGCTAATCAGCACCAGGTGAAGATCAAGCATACGATTGATACCCATTTACATGCTGACCATATCTCGGGAGGAAGGCCACTTGCTGAAAAGACCGGTGCTACTTATTGGCTGCCTTCTAAGGATGCCGGTGAAGTAACGTTTGCTTATGAACCACTAGTAGACAGCAAACCGATTGAAGTAGGGAATGTCTCCATTATGCCAGTCTACTCTCCTGGGCATACGATTGGAAGTACCTCGTTAATTGTGGATGATCAGTATTTGTTATCTGGAGATATCTTATTCATTGAATCCATTGGTCGTCCTGATTTAGCCGGTCTAGCAGAAGATTGGGTTGGGGATCTACGTGAAACCTTGTATCAGCGTTATAAAGGTCTAGCGGAAGATTTGACCGTCCTTCCTGCTCATTTCGGCAAAATAACGGAATTGGGTAATGGAGGGCTGGTTGCTGGTAAATTAGGTGACTTATATCGGAATAATCCGGGATTAAACATCCATAATGAGACAGAGTTCAGGAAAGTCGTTACAGAGAACTTACCCCCTCAGCCCAATGCATATCAGGAGATTAGACAAACCAACATGGGGAAGATTCAACCGAGTGAGGATGAACGGCAGGAAATGGAGATTGGGCCTAATCGTTGCGCTGTTCATGATAAATAG
- a CDS encoding cell wall metabolism sensor histidine kinase WalK, with the protein MQPTNFSILKWFKGLSVFWKLIIVNGLVIGIAVWLAGVSVKDYACLLVNQYPSIGREESELFNQTMQSFLLKASFLAMLIAGLIHYLFVKRVFSPLKRLSLAAKDMAMGRYPGPIPVHTTDEIGMLTADFNNLSRKLQQTEEWRKKMVSDIAHELRTPLTNMNGYLEALKSGVIEGNPEIYESLHEESLRITRLVEQMHQLNIWESRKWSEKTVRKVEMEQVIETALESFALEFKNKEIAMHTCIQAGEVMGHEDGLKQVMVNLLKNVLQYDRGGWVRVEGEIVDGSYKVSVMNEGQPIPSEHVEHVFDRFYRIDPSRNRETGGSGLGLALVKEIVEQHSGEVGVHSKNHYHSFWFKVPMIGERSIN; encoded by the coding sequence TTGCAGCCTACTAACTTTTCTATCCTAAAGTGGTTTAAGGGTCTTAGTGTTTTCTGGAAATTAATTATTGTAAATGGACTGGTCATTGGGATTGCCGTCTGGCTTGCAGGTGTTTCCGTGAAGGACTATGCCTGCTTGCTTGTGAATCAGTACCCTTCAATAGGAAGAGAAGAAAGTGAATTATTTAATCAAACGATGCAATCTTTCCTGCTCAAAGCGAGTTTTTTGGCTATGTTGATTGCAGGTTTAATCCATTATCTATTTGTTAAGAGAGTGTTTTCTCCACTAAAAAGACTAAGTCTTGCCGCGAAGGACATGGCAATGGGGAGATACCCAGGGCCTATCCCCGTTCACACTACAGATGAAATAGGCATGCTGACTGCTGATTTTAATAACTTGAGTAGAAAGTTGCAGCAAACGGAAGAATGGAGAAAGAAGATGGTTAGTGACATTGCCCATGAATTACGAACACCACTTACGAACATGAACGGATACCTAGAAGCTTTAAAAAGTGGAGTAATAGAAGGGAACCCAGAAATCTATGAATCCTTGCATGAGGAATCTCTGCGAATTACAAGATTAGTTGAACAAATGCATCAGTTAAATATATGGGAATCAAGGAAATGGTCTGAGAAAACGGTGAGAAAAGTAGAGATGGAGCAGGTCATTGAAACAGCACTAGAGAGTTTCGCTCTAGAATTTAAGAACAAAGAAATAGCAATGCACACATGTATCCAAGCTGGCGAAGTGATGGGACATGAGGATGGTTTAAAACAGGTGATGGTGAATTTGTTGAAAAATGTACTTCAATACGATCGAGGTGGATGGGTTCGTGTGGAGGGTGAAATCGTTGACGGATCTTACAAGGTGAGTGTAATGAACGAAGGACAACCTATTCCGAGTGAACATGTCGAACATGTTTTTGACCGTTTTTACCGGATAGACCCTTCAAGAAATCGTGAGACAGGAGGTTCTGGATTAGGGCTTGCCTTGGTGAAAGAAATTGTGGAACAGCATAGTGGAGAGGTAGGAGTCCATTCAAAGAACCATTATCATTCCTTTTGGTTTAAGGTGCCAATGATAGGAGAGAGATCAATTAATTAA
- a CDS encoding sulfite exporter TauE/SafE family protein produces the protein MDLDLTYIIVLFAIGFIGSIISGMVGIGGSIIKYPMLLYIPPMLGFVAFTAQEVSAISAVQVFFATLAGMAVFRKGGYINKALVLTMGIAIVFGSFIGGYGSQFLANSTINLVYAVLALIAAIMMFLPKKGNDEMDFTQLKFNKPLAATLAGIIGIVSGIVGAAGAFITVPVMLVILKIPTRVAIASSLAITFISSIGSTIGKFMGGHMLLIPSIVMIIASTLAAPLGAKISKKLNTKVLQWILAALIVATVIKIWSEILLG, from the coding sequence ATGGATCTAGATCTCACCTATATTATCGTCTTATTTGCTATTGGATTTATTGGTTCCATCATCTCAGGGATGGTAGGCATTGGGGGTTCTATCATTAAGTACCCTATGCTCCTTTACATTCCGCCCATGCTGGGTTTTGTGGCTTTTACTGCTCAAGAAGTTTCCGCTATTAGTGCGGTCCAAGTTTTCTTTGCTACATTAGCTGGAATGGCGGTTTTCCGTAAGGGAGGCTATATTAATAAAGCATTAGTTCTTACCATGGGTATTGCTATTGTATTCGGAAGTTTTATTGGAGGATATGGATCACAGTTTCTTGCTAACTCTACTATTAATCTCGTTTATGCCGTATTAGCCCTTATTGCCGCTATTATGATGTTCTTACCGAAAAAAGGCAACGACGAGATGGATTTTACTCAATTAAAATTTAACAAGCCCTTGGCCGCTACCCTAGCCGGTATCATTGGGATCGTTTCAGGTATTGTTGGAGCAGCAGGTGCTTTTATTACGGTTCCTGTTATGCTTGTCATTCTAAAAATACCTACAAGAGTGGCGATCGCTTCATCCTTAGCCATTACGTTTATCTCTTCTATTGGATCCACCATCGGAAAGTTTATGGGGGGCCACATGTTGCTCATTCCATCTATTGTGATGATTATTGCGAGTACCCTGGCAGCTCCGCTGGGGGCCAAAATAAGTAAAAAACTCAATACGAAGGTGTTGCAATGGATTTTAGCAGCGTTAATCGTTGCAACTGTCATTAAGATTTGGTCTGAAATTTTATTAGGATGA
- a CDS encoding thioredoxin family protein has product MTKVMQVKLFTASACPMGRTMGTVIQEVKDCRPELSIDIYYIDIQVEEANVYRIKQNPTTLLLSEDGKELVRVEGFKETSEMLQLIEQSDSRGIHPSEPIEANRESQEKYVIYLYDEQGTLVPVEVVHRNLTSIKTPRITLLQLLLKSIVHHLHNPFPVSSSLELVQFNGDKGTITLRGASDTTEDERMKMKRAAEKSLETFGIKEVELELYING; this is encoded by the coding sequence ATGACAAAGGTAATGCAAGTAAAACTCTTCACCGCATCCGCTTGCCCCATGGGAAGAACCATGGGGACGGTGATTCAAGAAGTGAAGGATTGCCGTCCAGAGTTGTCCATCGACATCTATTATATAGATATTCAAGTAGAAGAGGCCAATGTCTATCGAATTAAACAGAATCCAACTACCTTGTTGCTCTCCGAGGATGGGAAGGAACTTGTCCGAGTAGAGGGTTTTAAGGAAACGTCGGAGATGCTTCAGCTAATCGAACAATCGGATAGTAGGGGGATCCACCCAAGTGAACCCATAGAGGCGAATCGAGAGTCTCAAGAGAAGTACGTGATCTACCTTTATGATGAGCAGGGCACACTTGTACCGGTTGAAGTGGTTCACAGGAACCTAACCTCCATAAAAACGCCTCGGATTACCTTGCTCCAACTTTTATTAAAGAGTATTGTACATCATTTACATAATCCCTTTCCTGTATCCTCTTCCTTAGAGCTCGTCCAATTTAACGGGGATAAAGGAACGATTACATTAAGGGGAGCTTCTGATACGACCGAAGACGAGCGTATGAAAATGAAGAGAGCCGCAGAAAAATCTCTAGAGACTTTTGGGATAAAAGAAGTGGAACTTGAACTTTACATCAATGGTTAA
- a CDS encoding response regulator, translating to MNTKGKSILIVEDDYKIRKLIKLYLEKEGYEVFEAVDGEEALQTFNELDPCFIILDLMLPKVSGEEVCQNLRSEYKAEVPIIMLTAKVDEEEKIKGLKMGADDYVTKPFSPAELVARVESVLRRTGHRCSKITYRGITVKPLRGEVHYRGKPIALTQHEYKLLYFFMRHPNQILTREQLLDELYPNQEKIVIERTIDVHVGKLREKVKYDGEQELIETVRGMGYRFAAY from the coding sequence ATGAATACAAAAGGAAAGTCCATACTGATTGTTGAAGATGACTATAAGATCCGTAAGTTAATCAAACTTTACTTAGAGAAAGAAGGATATGAAGTATTTGAAGCGGTTGATGGAGAGGAAGCCCTTCAGACTTTTAATGAATTAGATCCCTGTTTTATTATACTTGATTTAATGTTGCCCAAGGTTAGTGGAGAAGAGGTCTGTCAGAACTTACGGTCTGAGTACAAGGCGGAGGTTCCCATTATTATGCTAACGGCTAAAGTGGATGAAGAGGAGAAGATTAAAGGTCTGAAAATGGGAGCAGATGATTATGTGACCAAACCATTCAGCCCAGCTGAGTTAGTCGCACGCGTTGAGTCTGTATTGCGAAGGACAGGACATCGATGCAGTAAAATTACGTATCGCGGGATTACAGTTAAACCCTTGCGGGGTGAGGTTCACTACCGAGGGAAACCAATAGCATTGACACAGCATGAATACAAACTTCTCTACTTTTTCATGCGGCATCCTAATCAGATCCTGACTCGCGAGCAACTCCTTGATGAGTTGTATCCGAATCAAGAGAAGATCGTGATAGAAAGAACAATAGACGTCCATGTAGGGAAGCTGCGTGAGAAGGTGAAATATGATGGAGAGCAAGAGTTGATCGAAACGGTGAGAGGGATGGGATATCGGTTTGCAGCCTACTAA
- a CDS encoding peroxiredoxin, which produces MGKNILAVMVLVGLVIWGVYDSGKDSSVGGKEEISQEEVNAPVGLEQGNLAPDFELKTLDGKNMKLSDLRGNRVIVNMWATWCPPCRAEMPDMQEFYETHKDKGIVILGVNLTATERQPENIAKFIEQFGLTFPIVLDEQSHVADLYQAVSIPTSYIIDSKGIIHQKIVGPMNKEMMEDMLLSLN; this is translated from the coding sequence ATGGGTAAAAATATTTTGGCAGTGATGGTATTAGTCGGTCTAGTGATTTGGGGTGTGTATGACTCGGGGAAGGACTCTAGTGTTGGAGGCAAAGAAGAAATTTCTCAAGAAGAAGTGAACGCGCCGGTGGGTTTGGAGCAAGGGAACCTAGCTCCTGATTTTGAGCTGAAAACTTTAGATGGAAAGAATATGAAACTTTCTGATTTGCGAGGCAATCGGGTGATTGTCAATATGTGGGCGACCTGGTGTCCGCCTTGTCGAGCAGAAATGCCGGATATGCAAGAGTTCTATGAAACACATAAAGATAAAGGGATTGTGATCCTAGGAGTCAATCTGACTGCAACGGAAAGACAACCGGAAAATATTGCTAAGTTTATTGAACAGTTTGGTCTCACGTTTCCTATCGTATTGGATGAGCAGAGTCATGTGGCGGATCTTTATCAGGCGGTTTCTATCCCTACAAGCTACATCATTGATTCCAAAGGTATCATTCATCAAAAAATTGTAGGTCCTATGAACAAGGAAATGATGGAAGACATGCTGTTGAGTCTAAATTGA
- a CDS encoding MBL fold metallo-hydrolase codes for MNQVHPMTAAQVAHMVINKEELFILDVRNNEDFNDWKIEGEKVSIMNIPYFDLLDGVDEAMKHLPKDGKVLVVCAKEGSSKFVAEQIAEAGHSEVYFLEGGMKSWSDYLQPVKVFENDEVQVYQFIRVGKGCLSYMAISGKEALVVDPSRLTEAYLTMAQSQGVEITHIVDSHLHADHISGGKRLADETGAKYYLMKSEGAVFEHLPFEQHETINFANIHLQVLAVKTPGHTPGSVSFLINDQLLFSGDTIFVGGLGRPDLGGKAREWAKDLYQTVYEKVAGMADATIVLPSHYADLNVEMNEEGFIGATLGEIRSTNEMMVNKTEDEFIEAVAQSAKTETPPNFEEIIAINRGIDQATTEREQELEIGPNRCAVHHTA; via the coding sequence ATGAATCAAGTACATCCAATGACCGCAGCCCAAGTGGCTCATATGGTGATCAATAAAGAAGAACTATTTATCTTGGACGTTCGTAACAATGAAGATTTTAACGATTGGAAAATTGAAGGGGAAAAAGTGAGCATCATGAACATTCCTTACTTTGACCTATTGGATGGTGTCGATGAAGCGATGAAGCACCTTCCGAAAGATGGAAAAGTTTTGGTTGTCTGTGCAAAAGAAGGCTCATCCAAGTTTGTCGCTGAACAAATTGCAGAAGCAGGACACTCAGAAGTGTACTTCCTGGAAGGTGGAATGAAGTCTTGGAGTGATTACCTGCAACCTGTTAAAGTGTTTGAAAATGACGAAGTACAAGTATATCAATTTATTCGTGTAGGAAAAGGCTGTCTATCTTATATGGCGATCTCAGGAAAAGAAGCCTTAGTCGTCGATCCGTCTCGCTTGACGGAAGCCTACTTGACGATGGCCCAATCCCAAGGGGTAGAGATTACGCATATTGTGGATTCCCATTTGCATGCGGATCACATCTCTGGGGGAAAAAGACTAGCAGATGAAACGGGTGCGAAATATTACCTCATGAAGAGTGAAGGAGCGGTATTCGAGCATCTTCCCTTTGAACAACATGAAACGATTAACTTTGCTAATATTCATCTACAAGTATTGGCTGTTAAAACGCCTGGACATACCCCGGGGAGTGTTTCCTTCTTGATTAATGACCAACTTCTCTTCTCCGGAGATACCATCTTTGTCGGTGGGTTAGGTCGTCCGGATCTTGGAGGAAAAGCAAGAGAATGGGCAAAAGATCTGTATCAAACGGTATATGAAAAAGTAGCGGGTATGGCAGATGCGACCATTGTCCTTCCTTCTCACTATGCAGATCTGAATGTGGAGATGAATGAGGAAGGATTCATTGGTGCTACTTTAGGGGAAATCCGCTCAACCAATGAAATGATGGTCAATAAAACAGAAGACGAGTTCATCGAAGCAGTAGCGCAATCCGCGAAAACGGAAACACCTCCGAACTTTGAGGAAATTATCGCGATCAATCGTGGAATCGACCAAGCAACAACCGAACGTGAACAAGAATTAGAGATCGGACCCAATCGCTGTGCGGTTCACCATACAGCTTAA